Part of the Candidatus Eisenbacteria bacterium genome, TTCAGGTCCTTCGTCTCCGCGTGGATCGCGCCCTTCTTCGGGCCCGTGATCTTGTAGACGCGTCCCTTCGGGCCGGTGCCCGCGTAGAGCGAGCCGTCCTTCGACGGTAGGAGCGTCCAGATGGACTCCTCACCGGTTTCGTAGTAGCGCGCCGTGTCGCCCTTCGCGGCCCCGATCCGGAACACGGTGCCGCCCGGAGAGGATCCCGCGTAGACGTTGTCCTGGGCGTCGACCGCGATGGAGGTGATCTCCGACGCCCCCGTCTCCCAGAGGACCTTCGCGCCGCCGTCCCGGGTCCAGCGATAGATCCGGCCGTTGTCGCCCGTCCCGAAGTAAACCCGCCCCTTCGAGTCCCGCGCGACGCACCAGATGTAGGAGACTCCTTCGAGCCGCGTCGCGACCGAGTCCCACGCCATGCCCAGCGTGAGATAGCCGTCGCTCTCGAGCGTGACACCGTTCACGTTCTCCCCGTCCAGGAAGCCTCGCACGTCGTCCACCTTCCAGAAGGTGGTCTTCACCGCGAGCGCTCCGGAGGCGTGGAGCAGGAGCATGGCGCCGGTCAGCACAGGTGTGAGCCATCGACGAATCAGGACAGGACTCCTTTCCATGGGAAGGCGGAGGCGGTCACCGGAGACGGTCCGGCACCACGTCCAGCTTCGCGGACTCGCATCCGCGCGTCACGAACTCCGTCGCGATCGACCGCTCGGCGAGGGTTGCGCCCTTCGTGGGAGCCACGACGCCGGACTTGCGGTCGGAGCCGAGCACTCCGAGGACCGACGGGGGCGCGTGCGAGATCTCGTCCCCGCGGACCGAGGCTCCGCCCGCCGCGCGATAGAGCTGCACGTACAGACGGTCGAGCCGCCGCTCTTCTTCCATCAACCGCACGACCTCGTCGAACGTCTCCGGCTTGTATCGCTCCGGCGCGCGCTCGCGGTCCCAGCGGTCGGTCTCCTCGCCGTCACACACGCGGACGGTGAGCTCTCCTTCCGGGGTCTGCGGCGGGACCTGGAGCCGTACCCGGCGCGTCTCGGCGCCGCTCGCGCCGCGGCGGAGCGTGACCTCCACCTCGATCGAATCTCCCGGCGCGGCCATCGCGGGCCGGACGCGCACCTCGCTGATGCGCGCGGCCTCGAGCCCGGTCGTGGCGTGCACGGAGATCGAAGCGGAGTCCAGGGTGGTCGGCTTCAGATGGTCGCTCAGGAGGAGCTGGAGCGACTGGGTGACCTGCTCCCCGACGCCGGAGACCGGAGACTGCGTGAGGAGCGCGTTGCCCTTGCGGAGCACCGCGGACCCGCCGTTCATGTGGTACGTGAGGTCGTAGCGCAGCGTCGCGAACCCGACGTCGTTCAGCGCCTCGGAGATCGAGTTGACCACCGTGGAGCCAATGAGGCCCGGCGTGAGGAACCGGCTCCGAGCGACCTCGAACCGGTACCGCTTCGAGCGCTTTCCCGTGCCGGTGATGTCGACGCGCACGGGAATCATCGAGGGCTGCGCCCCGATCTCCGCGTAGACGCCGGTGCTCCGGTCCACGACGAGGGTGCCGCAGGGCGTGCTCGGCGATCCGATCTTGGAGGAGATCTGCTGGCTCGCGAAGACGGTGTGGATGGTGGCCGCGGTGAGCGGGAAGCGCACCCAGCCCATCGCGACGAACGGATGCCCGAACGCGAGGATCTTGTTCTCGTCACGGTAGGTGACCGTGCCGACCGCGGCGGCCGACCAGTCGCCCCGGACGAGCTGCACGGCCACCGCCGAGCCCGGCACGATCTCGTCGCACGCGATGCCGGGGACCGTTCCGCCGCCGGGACTGGCGACGAATCCGCGCTCCTCCATCCAGGGCTTCATGAAGCGGATCGCGTCGGCCGTGAAGCCCGAGAGCACGAGCGGGGTCGCGATGGGGCGCGCGCCCGTCGGATCGTAGAGGCCCGCCGGCGGAGGGGACGACTCGTCGCGCGGCGCGGGATCGGCCGCTCCCAGCCGGTCCTCCACCTCGGCCGCGACCGGCTCGCTCGGCAGGAGATCGAGCATCTCTCCGATCGGCGTGATGCCTCCCACCGGGTCCTTCGTGAAGGCCCACGTGTAGGCGATCGCTCCGAGCAGGCGGCCGTTGATGTAGACGGGGCTTCCGCTCATTCCGGCGATGACGCCC contains:
- a CDS encoding SpoIVB peptidase S55 domain-containing protein gives rise to the protein MAALISHAPDPAVASRPPVPDSFPVDSVRAGMTGVGLSVFEGTRVDSFGVTILGVLRGYRPGATLILSRMHGSFLERTGVIAGMSGSPVYINGRLLGAIAYTWAFTKDPVGGITPIGEMLDLLPSEPVAAEVEDRLGAADPAPRDESSPPPAGLYDPTGARPIATPLVLSGFTADAIRFMKPWMEERGFVASPGGGTVPGIACDEIVPGSAVAVQLVRGDWSAAAVGTVTYRDENKILAFGHPFVAMGWVRFPLTAATIHTVFASQQISSKIGSPSTPCGTLVVDRSTGVYAEIGAQPSMIPVRVDITGTGKRSKRYRFEVARSRFLTPGLIGSTVVNSISEALNDVGFATLRYDLTYHMNGGSAVLRKGNALLTQSPVSGVGEQVTQSLQLLLSDHLKPTTLDSASISVHATTGLEAARISEVRVRPAMAAPGDSIEVEVTLRRGASGAETRRVRLQVPPQTPEGELTVRVCDGEETDRWDRERAPERYKPETFDEVVRLMEEERRLDRLYVQLYRAAGGASVRGDEISHAPPSVLGVLGSDRKSGVVAPTKGATLAERSIATEFVTRGCESAKLDVVPDRLR